AATGTTAACTAACTATTATTAAAAGTTAACATTTGTGATATAATTTTGCTCATGTGAGGAGGAAAATTATATGTCTACAAAAAATTTAGTTTATACGGCGTTAATGACTGCAATCATTGCAGTTATGGGAGTGATACCTTCAATTCCACTTCCTTTTATGCCTGTACCAATAGTTTTTCAAAATACGGGTATTTTCTTAGCAGGAATATTGTTGGGTAGAAAATATGGAACAATAAGTGTCATTGTTTTTTTATTACTTGTTGCTACAGGTTTACCTTTGTTATCAGGCGGTAGAGGCGGTATCGGCGTCTTTGTAGGGCCTTCTGCAGGGTTTTTATTCTTATATCCTGTCGTTACATTTTTAATTGGATTAGTGAGAGATAAATATTTCAATAAAATTAATTTTACAGTGCTAATCATTGTTACATTGTTGGTTGGCGTATTATTACTTGATATATTAGGGACAATTATTATGGGATTAATAACGAATTTACCAATTACTAAGTCAGTTAGTTTAGCATTTGTCTTTATGCCAGGTGATATTGTAAAAGCAATTCTAGCTAGTATCATTGGCAATGTGATGTTAAACCATAGTAGATTCAAACAATTGATGAAGGATTCTTAATAAAG
The genomic region above belongs to Staphylococcus durrellii and contains:
- a CDS encoding biotin transporter BioY, which encodes MSTKNLVYTALMTAIIAVMGVIPSIPLPFMPVPIVFQNTGIFLAGILLGRKYGTISVIVFLLLVATGLPLLSGGRGGIGVFVGPSAGFLFLYPVVTFLIGLVRDKYFNKINFTVLIIVTLLVGVLLLDILGTIIMGLITNLPITKSVSLAFVFMPGDIVKAILASIIGNVMLNHSRFKQLMKDS